In Musa acuminata AAA Group cultivar baxijiao chromosome BXJ2-3, Cavendish_Baxijiao_AAA, whole genome shotgun sequence, the following proteins share a genomic window:
- the LOC103979230 gene encoding receptor protein kinase-like protein ZAR1 produces MELQVTQAPLWVLLLLLLSGAWFSPSDALNEEGLALLSFKACMQEDPGASLANWNSSGDDPCSWNGISCKEGKVVSISLPKNRLLGSLPSSLGSLSSLRHINLRSNRLQGSLPSGLFAAAGGLQSLVLYGNSFSGPIPPEVGNLSFLQILDLSQNLLSGAIPASILRCKRLKALDLSHNNLTSSLPVGFGTNLTALEKLSLSYNGLNGSIPSDLGNLSSLRGTVDLSHNLFSGPVPASLGDLPERVYIDLAFNNLSGSIPQNGALVNRGPTAFIGNPGLCGPPLKNPCSSSGTASGGASTVPYLPSDHSPQASEVDSSKSRNGPSKNAVIAIVVSDVVAIGLMAMLFFCCYRRAVSYKSKAEAENSSRDAKGGKKYLCWGKDGTESPAEDAEQFDLIPLDKQVHFDLDELLKGSAFVLGKSGIGIVYKVVLENGLTLAVRRLGDGGSQRFKDFQTEVEAIGKVRHPNIVLLRAYYWSVDEKLLIYDYIPNGNLSNAIHGNAGISPLSWDARLKIMKGVAKGLAFLHEFSPKKYVHGDIKPSNILLGPDTEPYISDFGLGHLANMETGTPSIYSDGKATEKQQSPISNVSVSPVWSNALFYQAPEALKSLRPSQKWDIYSYGVILLELICGRSPVALMETSDMDLVRWVQISIEEKKTLLDVVDPCLTRELEREDEVTAVLKIALACVQFNPESRPSSRHVADSLERLTKLSNA; encoded by the exons ATGGAGTTGCAGGTCACGCAAGCTCCTCTctgggttcttcttcttcttcttctctccggcGCCTGGTTTTCACCTTCAGATGCCTTAAACGAGGAGGGCCTTGCACTTCTTTCTTTCAAGGCATGCATGCAAGAGGATCCGGGTGCTTCCCTGGCAAACTGGAACTCCTCCGGTGACGACCCGTGCTCTTGGAATGGGATCTCTTGTAAAGAAGGGAAGGTCGTCTCGATTAGCCTCCCAAAGAACAGGCTTTTgggttctcttccttcttctctcgGCTCCCTCTCTTCTCTCAGGCACATCAACCTCAGGAGCAACAGGCTTCAGGGGAGCTTGCCTTCCGGACTCTTCGCCGCTGCCGGCGGTCTCCAAAGCTTGGTTCTTTATGGGAACTCCTTCTCTGGTCCTATTCCTCCGGAGGTTGGCAATCTCTCCTTCCTTCAAATTCTAGACCTTTCACAGAACTTGCTCAGTGGAGCAATCCCTGCCTCTATACTCCGCTGTAAGAGGTTGAAGGCTCTTGATCTGAGCCACAACAACTTGACGAGCTCCCTTCCGGTTGGTTTCGGCACCAATCTGACTGCCTTGGAGAAGCTCAGTCTTTCGTACAACGGACTGAACGGTTCGATTCCTAGTGATCTCGGCAATCTTTCTAGCCTTCGGGGCACGGTCGATCTCTCACACAACCTTTTCTCCGGTCCTGTTCCGGCGAGTCTTGGGGACTTGCCGGAAAGGGTCTACATCGATCTTGCATTCAACAACCTGAGTGGTTCCATACCTCAGAACGGAGCTCTAGTGAACAGAGGGCCAACTGCATTTATCGGAAACCCCGGACTTTGTGGTCCGCCATTGAAGAACCCCTGTTCTTCGTCGGGTACAGCATCCGGCGGTGCATCCACGGTTCCATATCTGCCGAGTGATCATTCACCTCAGGCTTCCGAAGTTGACAGTAGCAAGAGCAGAAATGGTCCGAGTAAAAATGCGGTGATCGCTATCGTTGTGAGCGATGTGGTTGCGATTGGTCTTATGGCAATGTTATTCTTCTGCTGTTACAGGAGAGCGGTTTCTTATAAGAGCAAGGCAGAGGCCGAGAACTCGAGCAGAGATGCCAAGGGTGGGAAGAAGTATCTGTGTTGGGGTAAAGATGGAACCGAGAGCCCGGCAGAGGATGCTGAGCAATTTGACCTGATACCATTGGATAAGCAGGTCCATTTCGACTTGGATGAGCTTCTGAAGGGCTCTGCCTTTGTGTTGGGGAAGAGTGGGATCGGGATCGTCTACAAGGTGGTGTTGGAGAATGGCCTGACGCTGGCCGTGAGAAGGTTAGGCGACGGCGGGTCGCAGCGGTTCAAAGATTTCCAAACAGAGGTGGAAGCTATCGGCAAAGTGAGGCATCCTAATATTGTTCTTCTAAGAGCTTATTACTGGTCGGTCGATGAGAAACTTCTTATATACGATTACATTCCTAATGGCAATCTCTCCAATGCAATTCATG GGAATGCTGGAATTTCACCATTGTCATGGGATGCTAGACTTAAGATCATGAAGGGGGTTGCCAAAGGTTTAGCCTTCTTGCATGAGTTCAGCCCAAAGAAGTATGTCCATGGCGATATTAAACCGAGCAACATACTCCTCGGACCCGACACGGAACCATACATATCTGACTTTGGACTCGGGCATCTGGCCAATATGGAAACGGGAACACCATCGATCTATTCGGATGGAAAGGCTACTGAGAAGCAACAGAGCCCAATCTCCAATGTTTCAGTTAGTCCTGTCTGGAGCAATGCATTGTTCTATCAAGCTCCCGAAGCCTTAAAATCTCTCAGACCGTCGCAAAAATGGGATATATATTCGTACGGGGTGATCCTACTAGAATTAATTTGTGGAAGATCCCCGGTTGCTCTGATGGAAACTTCGGACATGGATTTGGTTCGCTGGGTTCAGATCTCCATCGAAGAGAAGAAGACCCTATTGGATGTCGTCGACCCTTGTCTAACCCGAGAACTAGAGAGAGAAGATGAGGTTACCGCTGTGCTGAAAATAGCATTAGCTTGCGTCCAGTTCAATCCGGAAAGCCGACCCTCATCGAGGCATGTCGCGGACTCGTTGGAGAGGTTAACAAAGCTAAGCAACGCCTGA
- the LOC103979227 gene encoding transcription factor NIGT1, whose amino-acid sequence MDLLDRVQSCHDYIRALEEERKKIEVFQRELPLCLKLVTHAIESVRQQMSDGERVSNGPVLEEFIPLKPSFKSPSSGAVAAAIGSDRKPDWLRSVQLWNQEPDTSLKVEPPKKPIAVSAKRIGGAFQPFEREKLVVPPPASRAVAASSTNSAGGRGEGRGCGDSDGSSSGGEKEEKEKEGQFQSHRKTRRCWSPDLHRRFLNALQQLGGSHAATPKQIRDLMKVDGLTNDEIKSHLQKYRLHTRRPSPAVQSSSHPAPQFVLLVPPPDYAAAAAVAAAAQPGNGACAPTNGIYAPVASLPSDPRFQQQLQTKKQYQRSCSGGEDSTGGDDDDATNTESLATSASSQTTTASPPF is encoded by the exons ATGGACCTCTTGGATCGAGTGCAGAGTTGCCATGACTACATCAGAGCGCTCGAGGAGGAGCGCAAGAAGATCGAGGTCTTCCAGCGGGAGCTGCCCCTTTGCCTTAAACTTGTTACGCATG CGATCGAGAGCGTGAGACAGCAGATGAGCGACGGTGAGAGGGTGAGCAATGGGCCTGTTTTGGAGGAGTTCATCCCTCTAAAGCCGAGCTTCAAGTCGCCGTCATCAGGGGCAGTGGCGGCGGCGATCGGGTCGGATAGGAAGCCTGACTGGCTTAGATCCGTCCAGCTCTGGAATCAGGAGCCGGACACGTCTCTTAAAGTG GAGCCACCGAAGAAGCCGATCGCAGTGAGCGCGAAGAGGATCGGCGGCGCATTCCAGCCTTTCGAGAGGGAAAAGCTCGTCGTGCCACCGCCGGCTTCCAGGGCGGTGGCTGCGAGCTCCACTAACAGTGCTGGTGGTAGAGGAGAGGGGAGGGGATGCGGTGATAGCGATGGTAGTAGCAGCGgaggagaaaaggaggagaaggagaaggaagggCAGTTTCAGTCCCATCGGAAGACGAGACGCTGCTGGTCGCCAGATCTCCACCGCCGCTTCCTGAACGCCCTTCAGCAGCTCGGCGGCTCCCACG CTGCAACGCCGAAGCAGATCAGGGACCTGATGAAGGTCGACGGGCTCACCAACGACGAGATCAAGAGCCATTTGCAG AAATATCGGCTGCACACCAGACGACCGAGCCCTGCGGTTCAGAGCAGCAGCCACCCGGCACCGCAGTTTGTGTTGTTGGTTCCTCCGCCGGATTACGCTGCGGCCGCCGCGGTTGCAGCTGCAGCGCAACCTGGAAATGGTGCTTGTGCTCCGACGAACGGAATCTACGCCCCGGTGGCATCGCTCCCGTCAGACCCGAGATTTCAGCAGCAGCTGCAGACGAAGAAGCAATACCAAAGATCGTGCAGTGGAGGAGAAGACAGCACGGGGGGTGACGACGATGATGCCACTAACACGGAGTCCCTTGCAACTTCGGCCTCCTCCCAAACTACGACGGCATCACCTCCGTTTTGA